In Sporosarcina psychrophila, a genomic segment contains:
- a CDS encoding pyridoxamine 5'-phosphate oxidase family protein, giving the protein MNAKKTALKILKESFVGTMATIQQNKPHTRYMTFFSDEFILYTATSKKTQKVDELENNPYTHILIGYDGKGIGDDYLEIEGTVTISDDESFKEKVWNKHMASWFSGPEDPNLIILKVLPDSIRLMNNNGEEPQMIEL; this is encoded by the coding sequence ATGAATGCAAAAAAAACAGCGCTGAAAATCCTAAAAGAAAGCTTCGTGGGTACGATGGCGACTATTCAACAGAATAAGCCCCATACAAGATACATGACGTTTTTCAGTGATGAATTTATACTATACACCGCAACATCGAAAAAAACGCAGAAAGTGGATGAACTTGAAAATAATCCATATACGCACATATTAATCGGCTACGATGGAAAAGGTATTGGAGATGACTATCTAGAAATTGAAGGGACTGTCACTATTTCAGACGATGAAAGCTTTAAAGAGAAGGTTTGGAATAAGCATATGGCATCATGGTTTAGTGGTCCAGAAGATCCGAATCTCATCATTTTGAAAGTTTTACCCGATTCAATACGCTTAATGAATAACAATGGTGAAGAACCGCAAATGATTGAATTATGA
- a CDS encoding rhodanese-like domain-containing protein, producing the protein MLRLRKAVTNLTQEQFIEGYRKAQLIDVREAKDYDAGHILGARNIPYSQFRQRFKEIRSDKPVYLYDQNGGKSARGALFLKKKDYQQLFHLQGGFRQWTGKVKSK; encoded by the coding sequence ATGCTACGTCTGCGTAAAGCCGTTACAAACTTGACGCAGGAGCAATTTATCGAAGGGTATCGGAAAGCACAACTGATTGATGTACGTGAGGCAAAAGATTATGATGCCGGTCATATTTTAGGTGCGCGCAATATCCCTTATTCTCAGTTCCGTCAACGGTTTAAAGAGATCCGTTCAGACAAGCCCGTTTATTTGTACGATCAAAATGGCGGAAAAAGTGCACGTGGAGCATTATTCTTAAAGAAAAAAGACTATCAACAACTGTTTCACCTGCAAGGCGGTTTCCGTCAATGGACAGGTAAAGTGAAAAGTAAATAA
- the gcvPB gene encoding aminomethyl-transferring glycine dehydrogenase subunit GcvPB, whose amino-acid sequence MHKDNQALIFELTREGRIGYSLPELDVPELDLSNLLPKGFVREEAAELPEVSELDIMRHYTALSNRNHGIDSGFYPLGSCTMKYNPKINESVARYPGFANIHPLQEESTVQGALEVLYDLQEHLVEITGMDEVTLQPAAGAHGEWTALMMIRAFHEANGDFKRTKVLVPDSAHGTNPASATVAGFDTITVKSGEDGLVDLEDLKRHVGDDTAALMLTNPNTLGLFEEEILEMAEIVHAAGGKLYYDGANLNAVMSKARPGDMGFDAVHLNLHKTFTGPHGGGGPGSGPVGVKKDLIPFLPKPVLVKKDEVYTFEYNLPQSIGRVKPFYGNFGIYLRAYTYIRSMGPDGLKAVTEYAVLNANYMMRRLEPHFDLPYNRHCKHEFVLSGRRQKKLGVRTLDMAKRLLDFGYHPPTIYFPLNVEEGMMIEPTETESKETLDAFCDALIQIAKEVEENPEIVQNAPHTTVINRLDETKAARFPVLRYTKA is encoded by the coding sequence ATGCATAAAGATAACCAGGCGTTAATTTTCGAACTTACTAGAGAAGGACGGATAGGTTATAGTCTTCCTGAACTTGATGTCCCTGAACTTGACCTTTCCAATCTATTACCAAAGGGATTTGTACGCGAGGAAGCTGCTGAACTTCCGGAAGTTTCTGAACTTGACATTATGCGTCATTACACTGCACTTTCCAATCGTAACCATGGTATCGATTCAGGATTTTATCCACTTGGATCATGTACGATGAAATATAATCCGAAAATCAACGAATCCGTTGCACGTTATCCTGGATTCGCGAATATTCATCCATTGCAAGAAGAGTCGACTGTTCAAGGTGCACTAGAGGTTTTATATGACCTGCAAGAGCATCTTGTAGAAATTACAGGAATGGATGAAGTGACACTTCAGCCGGCGGCAGGAGCGCACGGCGAGTGGACAGCATTGATGATGATTCGGGCTTTCCATGAAGCTAACGGCGACTTCAAACGTACAAAAGTACTTGTTCCCGATTCTGCACACGGTACAAACCCAGCATCAGCTACAGTTGCTGGTTTCGACACGATTACAGTCAAATCAGGTGAAGACGGACTTGTAGATCTTGAGGACCTGAAACGACATGTAGGGGATGACACGGCGGCGCTTATGCTGACGAATCCGAATACACTTGGTCTTTTTGAAGAAGAAATTCTTGAAATGGCTGAGATCGTTCATGCTGCTGGCGGAAAACTTTATTATGACGGCGCAAACTTGAATGCGGTTATGTCTAAAGCACGCCCTGGCGATATGGGCTTCGATGCTGTTCACTTAAACTTGCACAAAACATTCACAGGACCACATGGTGGCGGTGGACCAGGTTCAGGTCCGGTTGGCGTGAAGAAGGATCTTATTCCATTCCTGCCGAAACCAGTCCTTGTGAAAAAAGATGAAGTTTACACATTTGAATACAATTTACCACAATCGATTGGTCGTGTTAAACCGTTCTACGGTAACTTCGGTATCTATCTGCGTGCATACACGTATATTCGTTCAATGGGGCCAGATGGCCTGAAAGCTGTTACGGAATATGCCGTATTGAATGCGAACTACATGATGCGCAGATTGGAGCCACATTTCGATTTGCCATATAACCGTCATTGTAAACATGAATTTGTTCTGTCGGGTCGCCGTCAGAAGAAACTGGGCGTGCGTACGCTGGATATGGCGAAGCGACTGCTTGACTTTGGCTATCACCCGCCTACAATTTACTTCCCACTTAACGTTGAGGAAGGCATGATGATTGAGCCTACAGAAACAGAATCGAAAGAAACACTCGATGCATTCTGTGATGCACTTATTCAAATTGCGAAAGAAGTGGAAGAAAACCCGGAAATCGTACAAAACGCACCGCATACAACTGTTATCAATCGTCTTGATGAAACGAAAGCGGCACGTTTCCCTGTACTTCGTTATACAAAAGCATAA
- the gcvPA gene encoding aminomethyl-transferring glycine dehydrogenase subunit GcvPA, which translates to MQHRYIPMTETDRDEMMKTIGITSVDELFEDIPEKVRFKGEYNIKKAKSESSLTKELSKLAAKNADARTYASFLGAGVYDHYKPIIVDHVISRSEFYTAYTPYQPEISQGELQAIFEFQTMICELTGMDLANSSMYDGGTALAEAGTLASGHTRRKKLLISETVNPESRDVVLSYASGQYIEVVTIPQKDGVTDMAKLEEMMDEDTAAVLVQYPNFFGQIEDIQKIGEIAHAKGGLFVVSSNPLALGILTPPGKLGADITVGDAQPFGIPESFGGPHCGYFAVTKKLMRKVPGRLVGETTDDEGRRGYVLTLQAREQHIRRDKATSNICSNQALNALAASVAMTALGKIGAQEIAYQNIVKTRYAKETFEKAGFDVKFSGSHFNEIVVDCKRSVKEVNANLFTKGIIGGYDLGLTYPEFANHALFAVTEQRTKEEIDALVQEMEALHA; encoded by the coding sequence ATGCAGCATCGTTATATTCCAATGACTGAAACCGATCGCGATGAAATGATGAAAACAATCGGAATTACTTCCGTAGATGAACTTTTTGAAGATATTCCTGAAAAGGTTAGATTTAAAGGCGAGTACAATATTAAAAAAGCGAAATCCGAGTCTTCTTTGACAAAAGAACTTTCAAAACTTGCAGCGAAAAATGCGGATGCGCGTACATATGCATCATTCCTTGGCGCAGGTGTCTATGATCATTACAAGCCGATCATTGTCGACCATGTCATTTCACGATCCGAGTTCTATACGGCTTATACACCTTACCAACCGGAAATCTCGCAAGGTGAATTGCAGGCTATCTTTGAATTCCAGACAATGATCTGTGAACTGACAGGTATGGATCTTGCAAACTCATCTATGTATGACGGCGGAACGGCTCTTGCAGAAGCGGGTACGCTTGCATCAGGTCATACACGCCGTAAAAAACTTCTTATTTCTGAAACAGTTAACCCTGAATCGCGTGATGTTGTACTTTCTTATGCGTCTGGGCAGTATATCGAAGTGGTCACAATTCCACAAAAAGATGGCGTAACTGATATGGCTAAGCTAGAAGAAATGATGGATGAGGATACAGCTGCTGTCCTTGTACAATACCCAAATTTCTTTGGTCAAATCGAAGACATTCAAAAAATTGGTGAAATTGCACATGCTAAAGGCGGACTGTTCGTTGTTTCATCAAATCCGCTTGCACTTGGCATACTAACACCACCAGGTAAGCTTGGTGCCGACATTACAGTTGGTGATGCACAACCATTCGGTATTCCTGAATCATTTGGCGGACCACATTGTGGTTATTTTGCGGTGACGAAAAAGTTGATGCGTAAAGTTCCAGGTCGTCTTGTTGGAGAAACAACTGATGATGAAGGCCGTCGTGGCTACGTGTTGACACTTCAAGCACGTGAACAACATATCCGCCGTGATAAAGCGACGTCTAATATCTGTTCAAACCAAGCGTTGAACGCACTTGCTGCTTCTGTAGCGATGACTGCGCTCGGTAAAATAGGCGCACAAGAAATCGCCTACCAGAACATTGTTAAAACACGCTATGCGAAAGAAACCTTTGAAAAAGCTGGCTTCGACGTTAAATTTAGTGGATCACATTTCAACGAAATCGTCGTTGATTGCAAACGGTCTGTAAAAGAAGTAAATGCAAACCTATTTACAAAAGGGATTATCGGTGGTTATGACTTAGGCCTGACGTATCCTGAATTTGCTAACCATGCACTATTCGCCGTTACAGAACAGCGTACGAAAGAAGAAATCGATGCACTTGTGCAGGAAATGGAGGCCCTTCATGCATAA
- the gcvT gene encoding glycine cleavage system aminomethyltransferase GcvT, producing MSESLKRTVLFDSYAEYGGKTIDFGGWELPVQFSSIKAEHEAVRTKAGLFDVSHMGEVLVTGEGALSYLQKMVTNDVSKLKDGQAQYTAMCYESGGTVDDLLIYKRGDNNYLLVVNASNIDKDLEWMNSHTTDDVKIEDASSSYALLALQGPIAQEVLQTLTDEPLADIKFFRFKENVDISGHQVLVSRTGYTGEDGFEIYGSPEAIVALWSVILKAGASEGVVPAGLGARDTLRFEAGLPLYGQELSKDISPLETGLGFVVKLNKEEDFFGKEVLASQKENGVPRKLVGVEMIDKGIPRTGYKVFLGEEQIGEVTTGTQSPTLKKNIGFALLNSEHTAEGTEIEVEIRAKRLKAVIIATPFYKR from the coding sequence TTGTCAGAGTCATTGAAACGCACGGTTCTTTTTGACAGTTACGCTGAATACGGCGGTAAAACGATTGATTTTGGTGGTTGGGAATTACCTGTTCAGTTTTCAAGCATTAAAGCTGAACACGAAGCTGTACGGACAAAAGCAGGTCTTTTTGATGTTTCGCACATGGGCGAAGTGCTTGTCACAGGAGAAGGCGCATTATCATATTTGCAAAAGATGGTTACGAACGATGTATCGAAACTTAAAGACGGACAAGCTCAATACACGGCTATGTGTTATGAAAGTGGCGGGACTGTGGATGATCTTTTAATCTACAAACGTGGGGATAATAATTACCTTTTGGTAGTCAATGCTTCAAATATCGACAAAGATCTTGAGTGGATGAATAGCCATACTACGGACGATGTCAAAATTGAGGACGCATCATCTTCTTACGCACTGCTTGCATTGCAAGGACCTATTGCGCAAGAAGTACTTCAAACATTGACGGATGAGCCTTTAGCAGACATTAAGTTTTTCCGTTTCAAAGAAAATGTTGACATTTCCGGACACCAAGTTCTTGTTTCGCGTACTGGATACACGGGAGAAGATGGATTCGAAATTTACGGCTCTCCTGAAGCAATTGTCGCATTATGGAGTGTTATTCTGAAAGCGGGCGCAAGTGAAGGTGTTGTACCAGCAGGTCTTGGTGCACGTGATACACTACGTTTTGAGGCTGGTTTACCACTATATGGACAAGAACTATCAAAAGATATTTCACCACTTGAAACGGGCCTTGGCTTCGTTGTGAAGTTGAATAAAGAAGAGGATTTCTTTGGTAAAGAAGTTCTAGCTTCCCAAAAAGAAAATGGTGTGCCGCGTAAACTTGTCGGCGTGGAAATGATCGACAAAGGAATTCCGCGTACAGGTTATAAAGTATTCCTTGGCGAAGAACAAATTGGTGAAGTAACAACGGGTACACAATCACCGACACTTAAAAAGAACATTGGTTTTGCACTTCTAAACAGTGAACACACTGCTGAAGGAACTGAAATTGAAGTCGAAATTCGTGCTAAGCGTTTGAAAGCAGTAATTATCGCTACACCATTTTATAAACGCTAA
- a CDS encoding shikimate kinase — protein sequence MKKVYLIGYMGCGKSAIGKRLSFATKMPYYDMDTEIVRMTGLTIPQIFEMYGEERFREMETEFLRTFRDEFCIIATGGGVAMRKENREIMRETGLVFFLNAPFRDIWRRISTDRNRPIVQRSTRSDLEQLFNNRKPQYLQGAHFKVETENRSLRDIVDYIAFQIGRLKGEI from the coding sequence ATGAAAAAAGTGTATTTGATTGGCTATATGGGGTGTGGGAAGAGTGCGATCGGTAAACGACTCAGCTTTGCGACGAAAATGCCATATTATGATATGGATACTGAAATCGTGAGGATGACTGGTTTGACGATCCCCCAAATATTTGAAATGTATGGTGAAGAACGTTTTCGTGAAATGGAAACGGAGTTCCTTCGCACGTTCCGTGATGAATTTTGTATCATTGCGACAGGTGGTGGTGTGGCGATGCGTAAAGAAAATAGGGAGATTATGCGGGAAACAGGTCTTGTCTTTTTTCTGAATGCTCCGTTTCGTGACATATGGCGACGGATTTCCACGGACCGAAACCGTCCGATTGTACAAAGATCGACACGCTCCGACCTTGAACAGTTGTTTAATAATCGAAAACCTCAATATCTACAAGGTGCACATTTTAAAGTCGAAACGGAAAATCGATCTTTGCGTGACATTGTGGATTATATCGCATTCCAAATAGGAAGACTTAAAGGGGAAATATAA
- the comGF gene encoding competence type IV pilus minor pilin ComGF, whose translation MRSFVKKPNEQGYTFLESIFQLIIMTIFIHLFLLFFFWKGSIEQHYTDYSSTEWELFSADLQYLLSDVNEIRLVNGGSAIRLKNNRGLIDIEQSGTVIRKRVDTTGHIPLVTGVKAVTFTFDGITITANVTMLNDSIKVRGFAVGFYTK comes from the coding sequence ATGCGTTCATTCGTGAAGAAACCAAATGAACAAGGCTATACATTTTTAGAAAGTATCTTTCAACTAATCATCATGACCATTTTCATTCATCTATTCCTATTATTTTTCTTCTGGAAAGGCTCGATAGAACAACACTATACAGATTACTCATCAACTGAATGGGAATTATTCTCGGCCGATTTACAATACCTTCTATCTGACGTCAACGAAATCCGATTGGTTAACGGTGGAAGTGCAATCCGGCTTAAGAACAATCGGGGGCTGATTGATATTGAACAAAGCGGAACAGTTATCCGGAAGCGAGTAGACACAACCGGGCATATTCCATTAGTTACAGGAGTAAAGGCAGTCACGTTTACATTTGATGGAATAACTATAACTGCTAATGTGACAATGTTGAATGACTCCATTAAAGTAAGGGGTTTTGCGGTTGGATTTTATACGAAATGA
- a CDS encoding type II secretion system protein codes for MEQTKESGFTFLEMVLVLAVLSIITAIILPIGDKWIQAESEDDALQAFIATVYNLQAYSMANYVATGLQFKDSGTEYITSYLVDGEVKVEVARNVFPNGMRLAGTSQLKAIEFRGNGDILKSGTMAFLTSSGIIEIRFQFQRGRMIIYE; via the coding sequence TTGGAGCAGACTAAGGAAAGTGGATTCACGTTCCTTGAAATGGTTCTAGTATTAGCTGTTTTGTCAATTATAACAGCAATCATTTTGCCTATAGGTGACAAATGGATACAAGCTGAATCTGAGGATGACGCGCTTCAAGCATTTATAGCTACTGTCTATAATTTACAAGCTTATTCGATGGCAAACTATGTAGCAACAGGATTGCAATTCAAGGATTCGGGAACTGAATATATCACATCTTATTTGGTGGACGGGGAAGTGAAAGTTGAAGTTGCACGAAACGTTTTTCCTAATGGGATGCGTTTGGCAGGCACGAGCCAATTGAAGGCGATTGAATTTCGTGGAAATGGAGATATCCTGAAGTCTGGTACAATGGCATTCTTAACGAGTTCCGGAATTATCGAAATACGATTTCAATTTCAGCGTGGAAGGATGATTATCTATGAATGA
- the comGC gene encoding competence type IV pilus major pilin ComGC: MMIVLLIISVLILIAIPNVTKHSKSIDEKGCDAYMQMVQGQIEAFKMDEKHLPTSLAEMTEKEYLPENAQCPDGTQLSIDGDGKVDKVGGTASFGAD, translated from the coding sequence ATGATGATCGTTCTCTTGATTATTTCGGTTCTCATTCTCATTGCAATCCCGAATGTCACAAAGCATTCTAAGTCAATTGATGAAAAGGGGTGTGATGCTTATATGCAAATGGTTCAAGGACAAATTGAGGCGTTTAAAATGGATGAAAAACATCTGCCGACCTCCCTTGCAGAAATGACTGAAAAGGAATATCTGCCCGAAAATGCACAGTGCCCTGATGGAACGCAATTGTCAATTGATGGAGATGGGAAAGTGGATAAGGTGGGGGGAACCGCCAGTTTTGGAGCAGACTAA
- a CDS encoding YolD-like family protein has product MRKRIYIERPELDDFDLQAIQHETEVAQKRECTVHVKFWDKGKAVFYMGVIREVNVEAMWITVDSPFGRDRMPVKDIISVQCAE; this is encoded by the coding sequence ATAAGAAAGAGAATATACATTGAACGTCCAGAGCTAGATGATTTTGATTTGCAGGCTATCCAGCACGAAACAGAAGTTGCACAAAAAAGGGAATGCACAGTACACGTAAAGTTTTGGGATAAAGGTAAAGCCGTTTTTTACATGGGCGTCATTCGAGAAGTAAATGTTGAGGCGATGTGGATTACGGTTGATAGTCCGTTTGGGAGGGACCGTATGCCGGTGAAGGATATTATAAGTGTCCAATGCGCAGAATAA
- a CDS encoding S-layer homology domain-containing protein, protein MSRKLFVASLAAAFTLPAVIVPIHTEAAVKDFRDVLKNSPYYNEITAMADQGIIFGYTDGTFKPNDVILRRHAAALVNRAKGKILSKTTAYVKFKDVPESHPNYADIRALQQAGIFTPDSKGNFSPNKPLTRVEMAKVLVMAFDLEIKSVHNFPDVPTSSENSEYVQAIYSNGITVGSNGKFLPNESLSRAHYAVFMHRAMNMDVNFVAPPITKPTPTPQPGGGKVYPDGWVAPVLKSAWSSKDGVNSLTLQNELGFKEDGSIFGIKGKSKVITVVGQSSSSPIEVELVFYGWTDKALPESYRVPVVAKELFKLYFGNDAIRVWNYANNNDIPEQFKANGRNVKVIYSEAVGAIVFQVGRK, encoded by the coding sequence ATGAGTAGGAAATTATTCGTAGCATCACTTGCAGCAGCGTTCACATTACCAGCAGTAATCGTGCCCATACACACAGAAGCAGCAGTAAAAGACTTTAGGGATGTCCTAAAAAATAGTCCGTACTACAACGAAATCACCGCAATGGCTGATCAAGGAATCATCTTCGGGTACACGGACGGAACGTTCAAACCAAATGACGTTATCCTACGTCGTCACGCGGCGGCACTGGTAAATCGTGCGAAAGGGAAAATATTATCGAAGACGACAGCCTATGTTAAGTTCAAAGACGTCCCCGAGTCCCACCCGAACTACGCCGATATCCGTGCATTACAACAAGCGGGAATTTTCACTCCGGACAGTAAGGGTAATTTCAGCCCCAACAAACCGCTTACTCGGGTAGAGATGGCTAAAGTGTTAGTGATGGCATTTGACCTTGAAATCAAGTCAGTCCATAACTTCCCGGACGTTCCGACGAGCAGTGAGAATAGCGAGTACGTCCAAGCTATTTACTCGAATGGTATCACAGTTGGTAGTAATGGTAAATTCCTTCCGAATGAATCACTAAGCAGGGCGCATTATGCGGTATTCATGCACAGAGCAATGAATATGGACGTGAACTTCGTCGCTCCACCTATAACGAAGCCAACTCCGACTCCACAACCTGGTGGTGGAAAAGTTTACCCTGACGGATGGGTTGCACCAGTGTTGAAGTCAGCTTGGAGCTCTAAGGATGGTGTAAACTCACTAACACTTCAAAATGAACTTGGGTTTAAAGAAGATGGTAGTATTTTTGGTATTAAAGGTAAATCAAAAGTTATTACCGTCGTTGGTCAAAGCTCTTCATCCCCTATTGAAGTGGAACTTGTTTTCTATGGGTGGACAGATAAAGCTTTACCAGAATCTTATCGTGTTCCAGTAGTAGCAAAAGAGCTTTTTAAGCTATATTTCGGAAATGATGCCATTCGTGTTTGGAATTATGCTAATAACAATGATATTCCAGAACAGTTCAAAGCTAACGGAAGAAATGTAAAAGTAATATACAGCGAAGCTGTTGGAGCTATTGTTTTCCAAGTAGGTAGAAAGTGA
- a CDS encoding YolD-like family protein, with translation MDRIRDRGNIKWAGLMLPEHVIALRKHAEMENYIERPYLDDWELEAIQMEIEIAYKSGSNISVSTWCKGRINPYNGKILKLDHRLNLISIEGPFGDERIPVADVIRADLMEY, from the coding sequence ATGGATAGAATTCGTGATCGTGGAAATATCAAATGGGCCGGTCTAATGCTGCCAGAGCACGTAATCGCTTTGCGTAAACATGCAGAAATGGAAAATTATATTGAGCGTCCATATTTGGATGACTGGGAGCTCGAAGCGATCCAGATGGAAATTGAAATTGCATATAAAAGTGGAAGCAATATTTCAGTTTCGACTTGGTGCAAAGGGCGTATTAATCCGTATAATGGTAAAATTTTAAAACTGGATCATCGACTTAATTTAATTTCAATAGAAGGGCCATTTGGTGATGAGCGAATTCCGGTTGCGGATGTCATTAGGGCGGATTTGATGGAATATTAA
- a CDS encoding transcriptional regulator, with translation MRNQLVKSVEYSEHLDMMYMAADGSISKRRINVLQVGEVSFRAYCFLRKSKRTFTIDNVLALVPIVHKERSVI, from the coding sequence GTGCGTAATCAATTAGTTAAGTCAGTGGAATACAGTGAACACCTAGATATGATGTACATGGCTGCAGACGGTTCAATCAGCAAACGAAGAATCAACGTACTGCAGGTCGGAGAGGTATCGTTCCGTGCTTACTGTTTTCTACGCAAATCCAAGCGAACTTTCACAATTGACAACGTGTTAGCACTTGTTCCCATCGTACATAAAGAAAGGTCGGTTATTTAA
- a CDS encoding DUF6241 domain-containing protein, which translates to MKVAHVLGITFLTAVISIGGTYFYTERVHNNELLTVNSSSENERQSSEMTDETSDKKEFISTVDTSGGGWEDVTHSNWIDEWKSGVKSLSESVIEPLSESLMQEFIQEMAHQKIIADEKEGSIMITPERIDTLKQLVEENKGKYEHADAYLEVLNRWGNGDFSMVDYDHNLVMYLQHSKLSDGIAKGIASKEQEIHYIFHVFAKEVDDVLGSDEKK; encoded by the coding sequence ATGAAGGTTGCTCATGTTTTAGGAATAACTTTTTTAACAGCAGTAATTAGTATAGGTGGCACGTACTTCTATACGGAAAGGGTTCATAATAATGAACTTTTGACAGTGAATAGTAGTTCTGAAAATGAACGACAGAGCAGTGAAATGACGGATGAAACAAGCGATAAAAAGGAATTTATATCAACGGTTGATACGAGTGGTGGTGGTTGGGAAGATGTTACCCATTCTAACTGGATTGATGAATGGAAAAGTGGCGTAAAATCGCTTTCTGAAAGTGTAATAGAACCTCTTTCTGAAAGTTTAATGCAAGAATTTATTCAAGAAATGGCCCATCAAAAGATTATTGCGGATGAAAAAGAAGGTTCGATTATGATAACGCCTGAACGAATCGACACTTTGAAGCAACTGGTGGAAGAAAATAAAGGGAAGTATGAACACGCTGATGCCTATTTAGAGGTGTTAAATCGTTGGGGGAACGGTGATTTCTCAATGGTTGATTATGACCATAATTTGGTGATGTATCTTCAACACTCAAAACTTTCGGATGGTATCGCAAAAGGGATTGCATCCAAGGAGCAAGAAATACATTACATATTCCATGTCTTTGCAAAAGAGGTCGATGACGTATTAGGTAGTGATGAAAAAAAATAA
- a CDS encoding sigma-70 family RNA polymerase sigma factor produces MQLEDISFRAIIHEHNDYLLQLSYLYVKDWDAAEDIVQDVFINYWIKSEQFQAQSSLRTYLTRMAINRCKDYLKSWRYRTQTLTNIFPGKIQLKNQLIMRDEQLIVADAVLTLPIQFREVIILYYFKELTIREIAKIIHTSESTIKYRLKIAKERLKKKLVTQQWEVLKSE; encoded by the coding sequence GTGCAACTAGAGGATATAAGCTTTCGAGCGATCATTCATGAACATAATGATTATTTGCTTCAGCTCAGTTATCTATATGTGAAAGATTGGGATGCAGCAGAGGATATTGTACAAGATGTGTTTATCAACTATTGGATAAAGTCGGAGCAATTTCAAGCGCAATCCAGCTTGCGAACGTACTTAACGCGAATGGCTATTAATCGATGCAAGGATTATTTGAAAAGTTGGCGATACAGGACGCAAACACTGACCAATATTTTCCCTGGAAAGATTCAGCTGAAAAATCAACTCATTATGCGAGACGAACAATTGATTGTGGCCGATGCCGTATTAACATTGCCGATTCAATTTCGAGAAGTCATTATTCTTTATTATTTCAAAGAATTAACCATACGTGAAATCGCAAAGATCATACATACATCAGAAAGTACGATTAAATATCGGTTGAAAATAGCAAAAGAGCGTTTAAAGAAAAAGTTAGTAACTCAACAATGGGAGGTGCTGAAAAGTGAATGA
- a CDS encoding helix-turn-helix domain-containing protein: MKEKSEIFLKLYSLLFGSGMAKDLRPVNCTTLLAIASFIDDKGNCCPTQVHIAEITGMSTATVNKAVNALLKFKVNGKSIITREFVQQAQFTYSYYTFHLI; encoded by the coding sequence ATGAAGGAAAAGAGTGAGATCTTTTTAAAGCTATATTCTTTATTATTTGGGTCAGGGATGGCCAAAGATTTGAGACCTGTAAATTGCACGACGCTGCTTGCGATAGCGTCATTCATAGACGACAAGGGAAACTGTTGCCCGACACAAGTACACATTGCTGAAATCACAGGCATGTCTACAGCTACTGTAAATAAAGCCGTTAATGCTTTACTGAAGTTCAAAGTAAATGGGAAATCAATAATTACACGAGAATTTGTTCAGCAAGCACAATTTACATACTCCTACTACACTTTTCACCTGATTTGA